From a region of the Roseivirga sp. 4D4 genome:
- a CDS encoding HisA/HisF-related TIM barrel protein, producing the protein MIQIIPSISIIDGKLTRLKQGDYKSEKVYKNSPVDIAKQFEEYGIQKIHIVDLDGALKGSPINYHILESIAGYTGLKIDFSGGISTDGDISKAYEYGATSITAASIAVDKKELFSSWMLSYGREKITLGADSKKGKIAIRGWQKNTRTELDDHIDYFYMRGIKYVKCSDVDKDGIQEGPNFELYERLVEKFPDIFFLASGGVRSVDDIKRLEDIGVKGVIFGRAYYEGNLTLKDIESLVK; encoded by the coding sequence ATGATTCAAATTATACCTTCTATCTCTATTATTGACGGAAAGCTTACTAGGCTCAAACAAGGAGACTACAAGAGTGAAAAGGTCTATAAAAACAGTCCAGTAGATATCGCGAAGCAATTTGAAGAGTACGGAATTCAAAAGATACATATAGTGGATTTGGATGGAGCACTCAAAGGCAGTCCAATCAACTACCACATATTAGAATCAATCGCGGGATACACAGGTCTGAAAATTGACTTCAGTGGTGGTATTTCAACAGATGGAGACATTAGCAAGGCATATGAGTATGGTGCCACTTCCATTACGGCAGCCTCAATAGCCGTGGATAAAAAAGAATTGTTCTCTTCATGGATGCTCTCTTATGGTCGTGAAAAAATCACCTTGGGCGCAGATTCTAAGAAGGGCAAAATCGCGATACGCGGTTGGCAAAAAAATACTAGAACTGAACTTGACGATCACATCGACTATTTCTATATGCGGGGCATTAAGTACGTCAAGTGTTCTGATGTCGACAAGGATGGCATTCAAGAGGGGCCAAATTTTGAATTGTATGAACGCCTGGTAGAAAAGTTTCCTGATATATTTTTCCTTGCCAGTGGTGGTGTAAGATCCGTTGATGACATCAAACGTCTCGAAGATATCGGTGTAAAAGGAGTGATTTTTGGCCGTGCGTACTACGAAGGAAACCTTACACTCAAAGACATTGAGAGTCTGGTTAAATAG
- a CDS encoding response regulator transcription factor, with amino-acid sequence MASFKLLLVEDDPNLGQILNEYLSLKGYETRLCRDGEEGLNAFKSEPFDLCLFDIMLPKKDGFSMAKEIRRNDSVTPIMFLTAKSMKEDTIEGFKIGADDYITKPFSMEELLLRIQAILRRTGEKNPQFSDQKDFDFGAFHFDYDKQLLIENDNQTKLTSKESELLRLLCLHINQPLDRSTALKMIWRDDSYFNARSMDVYIAKLRKHLKVDPSVQIMTLHGSGFKLITNAQPE; translated from the coding sequence ATGGCTAGTTTCAAATTATTATTGGTAGAAGACGATCCAAACCTGGGTCAAATATTGAACGAATACCTTTCCCTGAAAGGGTATGAAACTCGTCTATGCCGAGATGGCGAAGAGGGCTTGAATGCCTTCAAAAGCGAGCCGTTCGACTTATGCCTATTCGACATCATGCTTCCCAAAAAAGATGGTTTTTCTATGGCGAAGGAAATCAGGCGTAATGACTCAGTTACACCCATTATGTTCCTTACAGCCAAGTCAATGAAAGAAGATACGATTGAAGGGTTCAAGATTGGTGCCGATGACTACATCACAAAGCCATTCAGCATGGAAGAACTTCTCCTTAGAATTCAAGCTATTCTAAGAAGGACGGGAGAGAAAAACCCTCAGTTTTCTGACCAAAAAGACTTTGATTTTGGTGCCTTTCATTTCGACTACGATAAACAGCTTCTAATTGAAAACGATAATCAGACAAAATTGACGTCCAAGGAGTCTGAACTTCTAAGGTTGCTCTGTTTACATATCAACCAGCCTTTGGATAGATCCACTGCATTAAAGATGATCTGGAGGGATGATAGTTACTTCAACGCCAGAAGTATGGACGTCTACATTGCAAAACTGCGCAAGCACTTGAAAGTAGATCCATCCGTTCAAATCATGACCTTACATGGCTCTGGCTTTAAACTCATCACGAACGCCCAACCAGAATAA
- a CDS encoding sensor histidine kinase: MSRVRIRWLIGLLSCALLGLVAFQYYWITEVNKVNKERFNQNVNDALIQVTQRLAIENDISFLQRGMNTGVRPLPQRNVPFDTMNTLVSNSEGMPQGEIPPSEEFMSGTFQLVDETTGQVVFEFGFESLMQTPGFNPNQLANSRARQIEMERQMNRRIEMMKQSWFNHLAGSNNLFARVNPDVLDTLLSEELANRGLDIPYNYGILHEPTNEVKLLNAEFKSDEEGIKNSDLAVNLFPTDLNEKEFYLAIDFPGKKRYLMQQAIVPLSASGLLLIIVIACFAYAIMVILRQKKLSEIKNDFVNNMTHEFKTPIATVSLATEALQDDDIKGNKAIVDRYVQVIRDENKRLGLQVEKVLQIASLDKKDFKLKFEQADLHDIIEKALVNINILVEKRGGQITSQLLASNPLVEADKVHLTNIIYNLLDNANKYSAGAPEIHIRTDNISTGIILKISDKGIGMSKESIEKIFDKFYRVSTGNVHDVKGFGLGLSYVKNIVGLHHGTINVKSEVGQGSTFKIYLPFNNG, encoded by the coding sequence ATGAGCCGTGTGCGGATTCGTTGGTTGATTGGTTTACTAAGCTGCGCCCTTCTGGGACTCGTGGCCTTTCAGTACTATTGGATTACTGAGGTGAACAAGGTGAATAAGGAACGCTTCAACCAAAATGTGAATGATGCCCTGATACAGGTTACCCAGCGCCTGGCCATTGAAAATGACATTAGTTTTCTGCAACGTGGGATGAACACTGGGGTCCGCCCATTACCCCAAAGGAATGTGCCTTTCGACACCATGAATACCCTGGTAAGTAACAGCGAAGGAATGCCACAAGGCGAGATTCCTCCCTCAGAAGAATTCATGTCAGGTACCTTCCAGTTAGTTGATGAAACCACTGGTCAAGTGGTATTTGAGTTTGGTTTCGAATCACTAATGCAAACACCCGGATTTAACCCCAACCAGCTTGCCAATTCTCGCGCTAGACAAATTGAAATGGAGCGTCAAATGAATAGACGGATCGAGATGATGAAACAAAGCTGGTTTAATCATCTCGCGGGAAGCAACAACCTCTTTGCAAGAGTAAACCCTGACGTTCTTGACACTTTACTGTCTGAAGAACTCGCAAACAGAGGCTTAGACATTCCTTACAATTATGGTATTCTGCATGAACCTACCAATGAAGTGAAACTACTGAATGCAGAATTTAAAAGTGATGAAGAAGGCATTAAGAATTCTGACCTGGCCGTAAATCTTTTCCCTACCGATTTAAATGAAAAAGAGTTTTATCTGGCTATAGATTTTCCTGGTAAGAAAAGATACCTTATGCAGCAGGCTATAGTTCCCCTATCGGCATCCGGGCTCTTGTTGATCATTGTAATCGCATGTTTTGCCTATGCAATCATGGTTATCCTAAGGCAAAAGAAGTTATCTGAGATCAAGAACGACTTCGTGAATAACATGACCCACGAATTCAAAACACCTATTGCCACTGTTTCATTGGCTACTGAAGCCTTGCAGGACGATGATATCAAGGGCAATAAGGCTATTGTCGATCGCTACGTTCAAGTAATCAGAGATGAGAACAAACGTTTGGGTCTTCAGGTAGAAAAAGTATTACAGATCGCAAGTCTGGATAAAAAAGACTTCAAACTCAAATTCGAGCAAGCCGACCTCCATGACATCATAGAAAAGGCTTTAGTCAATATTAATATCCTCGTTGAGAAGAGAGGTGGACAAATCACCAGTCAGTTACTTGCCTCTAACCCATTGGTCGAAGCTGATAAGGTTCATCTGACCAATATCATCTACAACCTATTGGACAATGCCAATAAGTACTCTGCTGGAGCTCCTGAAATCCATATCAGAACTGATAACATTTCAACTGGTATCATTCTAAAGATCTCTGACAAGGGGATTGGCATGTCAAAAGAGTCAATAGAGAAAATTTTTGATAAATTCTATCGAGTTTCAACTGGCAATGTACATGATGTCAAAGGCTTTGGTTTAGGATTATCATATGTTAAAAACATCGTTGGCTTGCATCATGGCACGATCAATGTGAAAAGTGAAGTTGGACAAGGAAGCACATTTAAAATCTACTTACCCTTTAACAATGGCTAG